AAGGCGCCGGAAGCTCGCGGGTATCTCGAAGATGCTCACGCAGCATTTAGCGGGCCGCATAGTAAATACCAGCTGCAACGTTTCTACGCCAATTTTTATCTCGGCAAATATCATATGGCGAAAAAGCAACACAGCAGTGCCCGCGAGTATCTGGAAGCTGCACTGGAGATTGCCGACCAGAAGGGCGTGCCCGACGGCACCCTGGAAATGACCACTCGTGCATTCCTGGTGGATATCTACGATTCCCTGGGCGAGGAAGAGAAATCCATCGCGCAATGCCGCACTATCGGTTCAATGGTGCCCTTCGATATGGATCAGGAACCAAAGCCGCTATTCCGGCGTATGCCCGAATACCCCGAAGCCGCGCTAAACAATGGTCAGGAAGGATTCGCGGTGGTCAACTTCACCATTTCCGACAGCGGTATTCCCAGGGATATTAAAGCGATTGAAACCGAGGGCTCGAAAAGCTTTGGTTTCGCTGCAGAAGAATACGTCAAGCGCCTGCGCTACGCGCCGCGCTTTGAGGGCGGCGAGCCTGTGGATACCCCGGACCGAAAGGTAAAAGTGAAGTT
This is a stretch of genomic DNA from Microbulbifer bruguierae. It encodes these proteins:
- a CDS encoding TonB family protein; protein product: MFVVRPRSGCFAILAALSLSLGSLCSQVQAADLATLFQAYQAAMAEGDASAVKEKAAAVYEYAQQNLPQDSKSRAAAELNFGKALFASKDYQRAEQVLEEALNTYQQAYGEKAQELVDPYLELAKAVAGNQRASWAHQRTYKKYIRKALRIVADTQGKDSLLYAIVSLEAGRVSLDLAKAPEARGYLEDAHAAFSGPHSKYQLQRFYANFYLGKYHMAKKQHSSAREYLEAALEIADQKGVPDGTLEMTTRAFLVDIYDSLGEEEKSIAQCRTIGSMVPFDMDQEPKPLFRRMPEYPEAALNNGQEGFAVVNFTISDSGIPRDIKAIETEGSKSFGFAAEEYVKRLRYAPRFEGGEPVDTPDRKVKVKFSMGK